The following are from one region of the Mesorhizobium sp. B4-1-4 genome:
- a CDS encoding GcvT family protein, with the protein MRQHARVVIIGGGAMGVSLLYHLAKRGWSDVVLVEKHELTAGSTWHAAGLCTHFAHNATIMEMRAHSVRLYREILTAETGLPTGFHASGALRITRSRDRMDEFRHVQGLGRFVGHGFHILSPEELKQIYPLCLTDGIIGAIYEPNDGHVDPTLATNAMAAGARSRGAEIVRHNPVLAIERKASGEWLVRTTQGDIVAEHVVNAAGTWCREIGAMMGLDLPVVPMLHQYVVTDTVSEIAERIAAGAKELPIIRDPEESWYLRQERDGYIVGPYEKSAQPWAIDGVPPEFGMELLPPDLDRVEHIIALAMERVPALANAGIKTVVNGPITFTPDANPLIGPAFGLDNAWLLTGSSMGVMEGGGAGRFLADWIVDGTPPSDALAIDPRRFGNYADRDYRIDRAVEGFGLQFGIHYPYEEREAGRPRRTTPALDLQKSQGAVLGAAYGWERPNWFAIGGVDRNPPLTFRRPGWFEAARGECLAVRDGVGAIDLSAFSKFEVGGPGASAFMASLGANRPPTRQGRIGLVHVLTAKGGVASEFTVTRLGDDWFYLTSAAVAERHDEDLLRSRASAFANVTIDNVTERRGVLAIMGPRARDLLETVSEADLSNAGFPWFSAQIIRVAGIKAAALRVSYAGELGWELHVQLAQFGKLYDAVTRAGRRFDLRPFGIHALNAMRLEKGYRAWGADLTTERTPLEAGLDALVKTEGRDFIGREAMLARVGDSAWTMVLLEIDDDTERLPFYAHAVLQAGRPVGIVTSGAHGFRTGKTIALAYLRPGVSAEGLSVSILGKELAARELREAPHDPGNLRPRGVHAAQPVAFTLA; encoded by the coding sequence ATGAGGCAGCATGCCCGTGTCGTCATTATCGGTGGTGGAGCCATGGGCGTTTCCCTGCTCTACCACTTGGCCAAGCGCGGCTGGAGCGACGTCGTCCTCGTCGAGAAGCATGAGCTGACCGCCGGTTCCACCTGGCATGCCGCCGGCCTTTGCACGCATTTCGCCCACAATGCGACGATCATGGAGATGCGCGCGCATTCGGTGCGGCTCTATCGGGAAATCCTGACCGCCGAGACCGGGCTGCCGACAGGCTTCCATGCCAGCGGCGCGCTGCGCATCACCCGCTCCCGGGATCGCATGGACGAATTCCGCCATGTGCAGGGGCTCGGCCGGTTCGTGGGCCATGGTTTCCACATCCTGAGCCCGGAAGAACTCAAGCAGATCTATCCGCTTTGCCTGACCGACGGCATTATCGGGGCGATCTACGAGCCCAATGACGGCCATGTCGACCCGACACTGGCGACCAACGCAATGGCGGCCGGCGCGCGCTCGCGCGGCGCCGAGATCGTCCGCCACAATCCCGTTCTGGCGATCGAACGCAAGGCATCCGGCGAGTGGCTCGTCCGCACGACGCAGGGCGACATTGTCGCCGAGCATGTGGTGAATGCCGCCGGCACCTGGTGCCGCGAGATCGGCGCGATGATGGGTCTCGACCTGCCGGTCGTGCCGATGCTGCACCAGTACGTCGTGACCGACACCGTTTCCGAGATTGCCGAGCGTATCGCCGCCGGCGCCAAGGAATTGCCGATCATCCGCGATCCGGAAGAAAGCTGGTATCTACGTCAGGAACGCGACGGCTATATCGTCGGCCCTTATGAAAAGTCAGCCCAGCCCTGGGCAATCGATGGGGTGCCGCCCGAATTCGGCATGGAGTTGCTGCCGCCGGACCTGGACCGCGTCGAGCACATCATCGCGCTGGCTATGGAGCGCGTCCCGGCACTCGCCAATGCCGGCATCAAGACGGTGGTCAACGGGCCCATCACCTTCACCCCGGATGCCAACCCGCTGATCGGTCCAGCATTCGGCCTTGATAACGCCTGGTTGCTGACCGGCTCGAGCATGGGAGTGATGGAAGGCGGGGGCGCCGGCCGCTTCCTCGCCGACTGGATCGTCGATGGTACGCCACCAAGCGATGCGCTTGCCATCGATCCACGCAGGTTCGGCAACTATGCCGATCGGGATTATCGCATCGACAGGGCGGTCGAAGGGTTCGGCCTGCAGTTCGGCATCCACTATCCCTATGAAGAGCGCGAAGCCGGGCGTCCGCGCCGCACCACGCCGGCGCTCGACCTCCAGAAAAGCCAGGGTGCGGTGCTGGGCGCCGCCTATGGCTGGGAACGGCCGAACTGGTTTGCCATCGGCGGGGTCGATCGCAATCCGCCGCTGACCTTTCGCCGGCCCGGCTGGTTTGAAGCGGCGCGCGGTGAATGTCTCGCCGTGCGCGATGGTGTCGGCGCCATCGATCTGTCCGCCTTTTCCAAGTTCGAAGTTGGCGGCCCCGGGGCGAGCGCGTTCATGGCCTCGCTTGGCGCCAATCGTCCGCCAACACGCCAGGGCCGCATCGGCCTCGTTCATGTGCTGACGGCAAAGGGCGGCGTCGCGTCGGAATTCACGGTGACCCGCCTCGGTGATGACTGGTTCTACCTGACCAGCGCCGCTGTGGCGGAGCGGCATGACGAGGACCTGCTGCGCTCCCGCGCCTCGGCCTTTGCGAATGTAACAATCGACAATGTCACCGAAAGGCGCGGCGTGCTCGCCATCATGGGCCCCCGCGCCCGCGATCTGCTCGAAACGGTGAGCGAGGCCGATCTGTCCAACGCGGGATTTCCCTGGTTTTCCGCGCAGATCATCCGGGTCGCCGGCATCAAGGCGGCGGCGCTCAGAGTGTCCTATGCCGGCGAACTGGGATGGGAGCTTCACGTCCAGCTGGCGCAATTCGGCAAGCTCTACGATGCGGTCACCAGGGCTGGCCGGCGTTTCGACCTGCGCCCGTTCGGCATCCACGCCCTGAACGCGATGCGGCTGGAGAAAGGCTATCGTGCCTGGGGTGCCGACCTGACGACGGAGCGGACACCGCTGGAAGCGGGGTTGGATGCCCTGGTCAAAACCGAGGGGCGGGATTTCATCGGCCGCGAGGCCATGCTTGCACGCGTCGGCGATAGCGCCTGGACAATGGTGCTTCTCGAGATCGATGATGACACCGAAAGGCTGCCTTTCTACGCCCATGCGGTGTTGCAGGCGGGCCGGCCGGTTGGGATCGTCACCTCCGGCGCCCACGGCTTCCGCACTGGCAAGACCATTGCCCTTGCCTATCTGCGCCCTGGTGTCTCTGCCGAAGGGCTGAGCGTTTCGATCCTCGGAAAAGAACTGGCTGCGCGGGAACTCCGCGAAGCCCCCCACGATCCTGGCAATCTGCGCCCGCGTGGCGTCCATGCCGCGCAACCCGTTGCCTTCACGCTTGCCTGA
- a CDS encoding GcvT family protein — protein sequence MNDSARIVIIGGGVIGLGIAYHLAELGVTDVVLLERHQLTSGTSWHAAGIVGPLRASLNLTRLAQYATELFPRLEERTGQASGYRRTGGLWLARRPERLDELKRIAHIGDVCGLTVEMIDSAGVAGRVRGIVPDGIEGALWVEEDGQANPVDICAAYAKGARAAGVRILEGAVCTGFVTKNGRVAGVKLASGATIDCATVVNCAGAWARDIGALAGVPVPLQAVEHMYVVTEPIAGLQDPFPIVRDLDEGIYIKGDSGKLVLGGFEPNAKIFDVRGPAGDRPFLELPEDWEQFEPFMSAGLKLLPALSQAGIRHFMNGPESFTPDTRPLMGESPYLRGFHVAAGFNSTGMMSSAGAGKAMAEWIVDGEPGLDLWALDIARFDRSAASRSFVGARMEEAVADLFRMHWPYKQASAGRDVRCSAFHQTFAAAGAVFGAPTGWERPLWFGRDEAARAVRYSVGAQPWWGAAKAEAGRMAQGVGLFELSPFTKLDIVGRDAATLVQRLCANDVDVAEGRAVYTQMLNARGGIEADVTVTRDGDHAFRVISGAATRQKDLAWIRRHAQDLGLDVSVFDATSSEAVLGVMGPRSRDLLQSLTDADLSDAAFLFSTSRRIDIGMVSVRATRVSFVGELGFELYVPVECAQSLLATIAAAGSAHGLVFCGHYALDGCRLEKGYRHWGHDIGPKDTPLEAGLSFAVSWKKNDFIGRDVLLAQKSEGVRRRLVHFAVDGANPLLLHDEPIYRDGKLAGLTTSGGLGSRTGLSLCLGYVACEPGETKAQLQASNYEIAVAGTRHTLRALDKPPYDPTGARMRGCEETVS from the coding sequence GTGAATGACAGCGCACGCATCGTGATCATTGGCGGCGGCGTCATTGGCCTCGGCATAGCCTATCATCTCGCCGAACTCGGGGTGACCGACGTCGTTCTGCTGGAGCGTCACCAACTGACCAGCGGCACATCCTGGCATGCCGCCGGCATCGTCGGTCCGCTGCGCGCCAGCCTCAATCTGACAAGGCTTGCGCAATATGCGACCGAACTGTTTCCACGCCTGGAGGAGCGGACCGGCCAGGCCTCCGGCTATCGGCGGACCGGCGGCCTGTGGCTGGCGCGCAGGCCGGAGCGACTGGACGAGCTGAAGCGTATCGCGCATATCGGCGATGTCTGTGGCCTGACGGTCGAGATGATCGACAGCGCTGGCGTTGCCGGCCGCGTGCGGGGCATCGTCCCGGACGGCATCGAGGGCGCCCTGTGGGTCGAGGAGGATGGGCAGGCCAATCCGGTCGACATCTGCGCGGCCTATGCCAAGGGCGCACGCGCCGCAGGCGTCCGCATCCTGGAAGGGGCCGTCTGCACTGGCTTCGTGACGAAGAACGGCAGGGTCGCCGGCGTCAAGCTGGCGTCCGGCGCCACCATCGACTGCGCGACGGTGGTGAACTGCGCCGGCGCCTGGGCGCGCGACATCGGCGCTCTTGCCGGTGTCCCGGTGCCGCTGCAGGCCGTCGAGCACATGTATGTGGTGACGGAGCCGATTGCGGGCCTGCAGGATCCGTTTCCTATCGTGCGCGATCTCGACGAGGGTATCTACATCAAGGGCGATTCCGGCAAGCTGGTTCTGGGTGGGTTCGAACCGAACGCCAAGATCTTCGACGTTCGCGGACCGGCTGGCGATAGGCCATTCCTCGAACTGCCGGAGGACTGGGAGCAGTTCGAGCCGTTCATGTCGGCCGGACTTAAACTTCTGCCGGCGCTGTCGCAAGCCGGCATCAGGCACTTCATGAACGGTCCCGAGAGCTTCACGCCTGATACGCGGCCGTTGATGGGGGAGTCGCCCTACCTGCGCGGCTTCCATGTCGCTGCCGGCTTCAATTCCACCGGCATGATGTCTTCGGCCGGCGCCGGCAAGGCGATGGCCGAATGGATCGTCGACGGCGAGCCAGGGCTTGACCTGTGGGCGCTCGACATTGCCCGCTTCGACCGGTCCGCCGCGTCAAGGTCCTTTGTCGGCGCCAGGATGGAGGAGGCGGTCGCCGATCTGTTCCGTATGCACTGGCCCTACAAGCAGGCGAGTGCGGGGCGCGACGTCAGGTGTTCTGCCTTTCACCAGACTTTCGCGGCTGCCGGCGCTGTTTTCGGTGCGCCGACAGGGTGGGAGCGGCCGCTCTGGTTCGGCCGGGACGAGGCTGCGCGAGCGGTCCGCTATTCGGTCGGCGCGCAGCCATGGTGGGGTGCTGCGAAAGCGGAAGCCGGCCGCATGGCCCAGGGCGTCGGCCTGTTCGAGCTCTCCCCTTTCACCAAGCTCGATATCGTTGGCCGCGACGCAGCGACGTTGGTGCAGAGGCTTTGCGCCAATGACGTCGATGTCGCCGAAGGCCGGGCCGTCTATACGCAGATGCTCAATGCTCGGGGCGGCATCGAGGCCGACGTGACCGTGACCCGCGACGGCGACCACGCGTTCCGCGTGATCTCCGGTGCGGCGACAAGGCAGAAGGATCTTGCCTGGATCAGGCGCCACGCGCAGGATCTTGGCCTCGACGTCTCGGTCTTCGACGCGACGTCTTCGGAAGCCGTGCTCGGCGTCATGGGGCCGCGATCCCGCGACCTGCTTCAAAGCTTGACCGACGCCGATCTTTCCGACGCCGCTTTCCTGTTCTCGACCTCGCGCCGCATCGACATCGGCATGGTCAGTGTCCGGGCCACCCGCGTCAGCTTCGTCGGCGAACTCGGCTTCGAGCTCTATGTGCCGGTCGAATGCGCGCAAAGCCTGCTCGCCACGATAGCCGCGGCGGGCAGCGCCCACGGCCTCGTCTTCTGCGGCCATTATGCGCTGGATGGCTGCCGCCTGGAAAAGGGATATCGCCATTGGGGGCACGATATCGGGCCGAAGGACACGCCGCTGGAGGCTGGCCTGTCCTTCGCGGTCTCCTGGAAGAAGAATGATTTCATCGGCCGCGACGTGCTGCTGGCGCAGAAATCCGAGGGCGTCCGGCGTCGGCTTGTGCATTTCGCGGTCGACGGCGCCAATCCGCTTCTGCTTCATGATGAGCCGATCTATCGAGACGGCAAACTTGCCGGCCTGACCACGTCGGGCGGTCTTGGTTCGCGAACCGGCCTGAGCCTTTGTCTTGGCTATGTCGCCTGCGAGCCGGGCGAGACGAAAGCACAGCTACAGGCTTCCAATTACGAGATCGCGGTGGCCGGCACGCGCCATACGCTGAGGGCGCTCGACAAACCGCCCTATGACCCAACTGGAGCGCGGATGCGCGGCTGCGAGGAGACAGTTTCATGA
- a CDS encoding LysR family transcriptional regulator, whose amino-acid sequence MDWSWRVKSGGFDFNLFRSIEVFAAVVETRHVTQAAQMLGMTQSAASQHLKNLETALGVSLIDRNLRPIELTKAGIALHRRAIAILAEVEGLRTDARRVNAAPLPLLRVALLASIATTLAPALSVLARNTFGIPELSLFAGLATDHVALLRARRADLAVTSGELFEIEGLTRYPIMTEKFLLVTPKGFAGDVGDIVKLSKKLAFVRFSRETPVGLRVDQHLSRLRIEIPRTMEGDRSSVVMAPVAAGMGFAILTPTLLIDGLAEGMEIDVHALPFTGLSRNILLVARERELGNLPEAFATRTAEVLTNAIRTRLPGLPPDCYVVDRPALHD is encoded by the coding sequence GTGGACTGGAGTTGGCGGGTGAAGAGCGGCGGTTTCGATTTCAATCTGTTTCGATCCATCGAGGTGTTTGCGGCCGTCGTGGAAACAAGGCATGTCACCCAGGCGGCACAAATGCTGGGCATGACGCAGTCGGCCGCTTCGCAGCACCTGAAGAACCTCGAGACCGCGCTTGGCGTCAGCCTGATCGACCGCAATCTGCGCCCGATCGAACTGACCAAGGCAGGCATCGCATTGCATCGCCGCGCCATTGCCATCCTGGCCGAGGTGGAGGGGCTGCGCACCGACGCGCGGCGGGTCAATGCCGCGCCGCTGCCGCTGCTGCGTGTCGCGCTTCTGGCCTCGATCGCGACGACGTTGGCGCCGGCACTTTCCGTGCTGGCTCGAAACACTTTCGGCATTCCCGAACTCAGTCTCTTCGCCGGCCTGGCGACCGATCATGTCGCGCTGTTGCGGGCCCGACGCGCCGACCTTGCCGTCACCTCTGGCGAGCTTTTCGAGATCGAGGGGCTAACGCGTTATCCAATCATGACGGAGAAGTTTCTGCTGGTAACGCCGAAGGGCTTCGCCGGCGATGTCGGCGACATCGTCAAGCTCTCCAAGAAGCTGGCCTTCGTGCGGTTTTCCAGGGAAACGCCGGTCGGCCTGCGGGTCGACCAGCATCTGAGCCGGCTGCGCATCGAAATCCCGCGCACCATGGAAGGCGACCGTTCGAGCGTGGTCATGGCGCCTGTCGCCGCCGGGATGGGCTTTGCGATCCTGACACCGACCTTGCTCATCGATGGGCTGGCGGAAGGCATGGAGATTGATGTGCACGCTTTGCCGTTCACCGGGCTGTCGCGCAACATCCTGCTGGTGGCGCGGGAACGCGAACTGGGCAACCTGCCGGAAGCCTTCGCCACGCGCACCGCCGAGGTGCTGACGAATGCGATCCGTACGCGCCTGCCTGGCCTTCCTCCCGATTGCTATGTGGTCGACCGCCCCGCATTGCACGACTAA
- a CDS encoding aspartate aminotransferase family protein, which translates to MNAPHAHSNLEIDWSSEAIVDRRNRFYAASQRKFVPYKDPLIIKRGKGQYVWDDKDRKYIDLLGMNLCISVGHAHPQVVKATTEQLAELTHCTTMFYHPVPAQYAEELVATMPAGHDWVVHFTNSGAEAIDLALLMARSHTGNIDMLALASSYHGATFGAQSLTGISGFRHPVPQLGGVTFVAEPNQYRGIHGEGVEPYLNEVERAIASSTSGRLAGMIIEPVQGYGGIVPMPHGYISGAFERVRAAGGLCIIDEVQSGVARTGDAFWAFESHGVVPDIVVVAKGVGNGIPLGAVIAKRDVAESMADKFLFHTYGANPVACAAGRAVLKVIREERLQENARTVGAALKTRLQDLKNHSRLIGDIRGEGLMLAIELVKDQRTKEPAPEATLAIFEESRRNGLVASRSGPYRSVIRMCPPLCLSMADVDDVMERFVRSFQSITA; encoded by the coding sequence ATGAATGCTCCTCACGCTCATTCGAATCTGGAGATCGACTGGTCGAGCGAGGCGATCGTCGACCGGCGAAACCGCTTCTATGCGGCATCGCAGCGCAAGTTCGTTCCTTATAAGGACCCGCTGATCATCAAGCGCGGCAAGGGCCAGTATGTCTGGGATGACAAGGACCGGAAATACATCGACCTGCTCGGCATGAACCTTTGCATTTCCGTCGGCCACGCGCACCCGCAGGTCGTGAAGGCCACCACCGAGCAGCTCGCCGAACTCACACATTGCACGACGATGTTCTATCATCCGGTTCCCGCGCAATATGCGGAGGAACTGGTGGCCACGATGCCAGCAGGCCATGATTGGGTGGTGCATTTCACCAACAGCGGCGCCGAGGCGATCGACCTTGCCTTGCTGATGGCCCGCAGCCACACCGGCAACATCGATATGCTCGCACTTGCCTCGAGCTATCATGGCGCCACCTTCGGGGCCCAATCGCTGACGGGAATATCGGGATTTCGCCATCCCGTCCCACAGCTCGGCGGGGTGACCTTCGTGGCCGAGCCCAACCAGTATCGTGGTATCCACGGCGAGGGCGTCGAACCCTATTTGAACGAGGTCGAGCGGGCCATAGCCAGTTCGACCAGCGGCAGGTTGGCTGGCATGATCATCGAGCCGGTACAAGGCTATGGCGGCATCGTGCCGATGCCCCACGGCTATATTTCCGGCGCATTCGAGCGCGTGCGCGCGGCCGGTGGCCTTTGCATCATTGACGAGGTGCAATCGGGCGTCGCACGCACTGGCGATGCCTTCTGGGCATTCGAATCGCACGGCGTCGTTCCCGATATCGTCGTTGTCGCCAAAGGCGTCGGCAATGGCATCCCGCTTGGCGCCGTCATCGCCAAACGAGACGTCGCCGAATCCATGGCGGACAAGTTTCTTTTCCATACTTACGGCGCCAATCCCGTCGCCTGTGCCGCCGGGCGCGCGGTTCTCAAGGTGATCCGCGAAGAGCGCTTGCAAGAGAATGCGCGAACGGTCGGCGCCGCACTGAAGACAAGGCTGCAGGACCTCAAGAACCATTCTCGCCTGATCGGCGACATCAGGGGGGAAGGTCTCATGCTTGCCATCGAGCTGGTGAAGGATCAGAGGACGAAGGAACCCGCACCCGAGGCCACACTCGCGATCTTCGAAGAAAGCCGGCGCAACGGCCTCGTGGCGAGCCGATCCGGACCTTATAGAAGCGTCATCAGGATGTGCCCGCCGCTTTGCCTGTCGATGGCAGACGTGGACGATGTGATGGAGCGATTTGTCAGGAGCTTCCAGAGCATCACGGCTTGA
- a CDS encoding mercuric reductase, translated as MPQPEHYDFLILGSGQGGKALAWHLGRSGQRVAVVERRWVGGSCPAVACLPSKNEVWSARVAHLVRNATQFGTSTGPVSTDMAKVRRRKQEMVEREIAFHLDAYKTSGAELIMGSGRFVGPKTIEVALNEGGMRLLTGDKVVINVGTHAAIPSIPGIEEAQPLTHIDALELDALPPHLIVLGGGYVGLEMAQAYRRFGSRVTVIEAGPQLVGREDRDIAEEMQRLLEGEGIEFHVGAEPLAVRGRSGEEVSVTVRTASGERTIEGSHLLVAAGRIPNTTGIGLDEAGVTLDARGFIRVNERLETAAPDVWALGECAGSPQFTHISVDDFRIIRDNLAGGHRSTRDRLVPYTMFTDPPLARIGLSEGEAQRQGVIVRVARLPMSAVLRTEATDETQGFMKVVVGGDDDRILGFTMIGSEAGEVLATVQTAMLANLPYPKLRDAAITHLTIAEGLGPLLANVPPRSGQHVE; from the coding sequence ATGCCCCAGCCAGAACATTATGATTTCCTGATCCTCGGCAGCGGCCAGGGTGGCAAGGCGCTTGCCTGGCATCTGGGCCGATCCGGCCAGCGCGTCGCGGTCGTCGAGCGCCGCTGGGTCGGCGGCTCGTGTCCCGCCGTCGCCTGCCTGCCCAGCAAGAACGAGGTGTGGAGCGCGCGGGTCGCGCATCTCGTGCGCAACGCCACCCAGTTCGGCACGTCGACCGGTCCCGTCTCGACCGACATGGCCAAGGTCCGCCGGCGCAAGCAGGAGATGGTCGAGCGCGAGATCGCCTTTCATCTCGATGCCTACAAGACCAGCGGCGCGGAGCTGATCATGGGCAGCGGGCGCTTCGTCGGCCCGAAGACGATCGAAGTTGCGCTGAACGAAGGCGGCATGCGCCTGCTCACTGGCGACAAGGTCGTCATCAATGTCGGTACGCATGCGGCGATCCCCAGCATTCCCGGAATTGAGGAAGCCCAGCCGCTCACCCATATCGATGCCCTTGAGCTGGACGCCTTGCCGCCGCATCTCATCGTGCTCGGCGGCGGTTATGTCGGGCTGGAAATGGCGCAGGCCTATCGACGCTTCGGCAGCCGGGTGACGGTAATCGAAGCCGGACCTCAGCTTGTCGGTCGGGAGGACCGCGACATCGCCGAGGAGATGCAACGGCTTCTCGAGGGCGAGGGCATCGAGTTCCATGTTGGCGCCGAACCTCTTGCGGTGCGCGGTCGCTCCGGCGAAGAGGTCAGCGTGACGGTGCGCACCGCTTCGGGCGAGCGGACAATCGAGGGTAGCCACCTGCTCGTTGCCGCCGGTCGCATCCCGAACACCACCGGCATAGGCCTCGACGAGGCCGGCGTCACGCTGGACGCCCGTGGCTTTATCCGTGTCAACGAACGGCTGGAGACGGCCGCACCCGATGTCTGGGCGCTCGGCGAATGCGCCGGCAGTCCGCAGTTCACGCATATATCGGTCGACGACTTCCGTATCATCAGGGATAATCTGGCCGGCGGACACCGCAGCACGCGCGACCGGCTGGTGCCCTACACCATGTTTACCGATCCGCCGCTCGCCCGCATCGGCCTGAGCGAGGGCGAGGCGCAACGCCAGGGCGTCATCGTGCGCGTCGCTAGGCTGCCGATGAGCGCTGTGCTGCGCACCGAGGCGACGGACGAAACGCAGGGGTTCATGAAGGTGGTCGTTGGCGGCGACGATGACCGCATTCTCGGTTTCACGATGATCGGCTCCGAGGCCGGCGAGGTTCTGGCGACGGTGCAGACGGCGATGCTGGCGAACCTGCCCTATCCGAAGCTGCGCGACGCCGCCATCACGCACCTGACGATCGCCGAGGGACTTGGGCCGCTGCTGGCCAATGTGCCGCCGAGGTCCGGGCAACATGTCGAATGA